In Macrotis lagotis isolate mMagLag1 chromosome 8, bilby.v1.9.chrom.fasta, whole genome shotgun sequence, a single genomic region encodes these proteins:
- the SMIM22 gene encoding small integral membrane protein 22, with protein MAPSIRDVESELQETAQQLLSRLKSHHLFQSEWDVVAFVVFLTFTGTVLLLMLLVLLHCCCCCCCNSSRAPKRRLKGVDNLALEP; from the exons ATGGCCCCATCCATCAGGGATGTGGAGAGTGAGCTGCAGGAGACTGCACAGCAATTGTTGAGCCGACTGAAAAGTCACCATCTGTTTCAGTCAGAGTGGGACGTTGTGGCCTTTGTAGTCTTTCTCACTTTCACTG GGACTGTATTGCTGTTGATGCTCCTTGTCCTCTTgcactgttgctgctgctgctgctgtaaCTCCTCCAGGGCCCCAAAG AGAAGACTCAAAGGAGTGGACAATTTAGCCCTGGAACCTTAG